The following are encoded together in the Lathyrus oleraceus cultivar Zhongwan6 chromosome 3, CAAS_Psat_ZW6_1.0, whole genome shotgun sequence genome:
- the LOC127126282 gene encoding cytoplasmic tRNA 2-thiolation protein 1: MEGKRNVRICCLCNERRASLKRPKTLQQICTECFYLAFENEIHQIILSNRLFSRGDRVAIGASGGKDSTVLAYVLSKLNRVHDYGLHLFLLSVDEGITGYRDDSLETVHRNQIQYGLPLKIVSYKDLYGWTMDEIVKLIGLKNNCTFCGVFRRQALDRGAAFLKVDKLVTGHNADDIAETILLNILRGDIARLSRCSSIVTGEDGPIPRCKPFKYTYEKEIFMYAYFKKLDYFSTECIYSPNAYRGFAREFIKDLERIRPRAILDIIKSGENFRISTTTKMPEQGTCERCGYISSQKWCKACVLLDGLNRGLPKLGIGRSRVEVGCKEENESHGRKSIESKQCGSLDF, encoded by the exons ATGGAAGGAAAGAGAAACGTGCGCATTTGCTGTTTATGCAACGAAAGAAGAGCTTCTCTCAAGAGACCTAAAACCCTTCAACAAATTTGCACTGAATGTTTCTACCTCGCCTTCGAAAACGAGATTCACCAAATCATCCTTTCCAACCGTCTCTTCTCCCGCGGCGACCGCGTCGCCATCGGCGCTTCCGGCGGTAAAGACTCCACCGTCCTCGCCTACGTTTTATCTAAACTCAACCGCGTCCACGATTACGGCCTCCATCTCTTCCTCCTCTCCGTCGACGAAGGCATCACCGGCTACCGCGACGATTCCCTTGAAACCGTTCATCGAAACCAGATTCAGTATGGATTGCCTCTCAAAATTGTTTCCTACAAGGATTTATACGGTTGGACGATGGACGAGATTGTCAAACTCATCGGTCTGAAGAACAATTGCACTTTCTGCGGCGTCTTCCGCCGCCAGGCGCTTGATCGGGGAGCTGCTTTCCTGAAAGTGGATAAACTGGTGACAGGACACAATGCCGATGATATAGCGGAGACGATTCTGTTGAACATATTGAGAGGAGATATAGCTAGATTGAGTAGATGCAGTTCAATTGTAACAGGTGAAGATGGACCAATCCCTAGATGTAAACCTTTCAAATATACTTAtgaaaaagagatttttatgTATGCATATTTCAAAAAGCTTGATTACTTTTCCACTGAATGCATTTATTCTCCAAATGCTTATCGTGGTTTTGCTCGCGAGTTCATCAAGGATTTGGAGCGAATCAG ACCCAGGGCCATTCTCGACATCATAAAATCCGGGGAGAATTTCAGGATTTCTACCACTACTAAAATGCCCGAGCAGGGAACGTGTGAACGTTGTGGTTATATTTCAAGTCAG AAATGGTGTAAAGCTTGTGTTCTGCTTGATGGATTGAATCGAGGTTTGCCTAAACTGGGAATTGGACGGAGTCGGGTTGAAGTTGGTTGCAAGGAAGAAAATGAAAGCCATGGAAGAAAAAGCATTGAGAGCAAACAATGTGGATCTTTAGACTTCTGA